One part of the Herbiconiux aconitum genome encodes these proteins:
- a CDS encoding response regulator, with protein sequence MIRVAIADDQQLIRGGFRSLLASEPDLDVVGEAGSGTEAVQLVRAQHPDVILMDIRMPDGDGLWATEQITADPELASTHIVVVTTFELDEYVGRAIRAGASGFLVKDTEPVELIRAVRVVAAGDALLSPGVTRRLLERISHDLSEQPDASRLDALTAREREVLALVGTGLTNDEIGARLFLSPLTAKTHVSRIMSKLAARDRVQLVVIAYETGLVAPGRA encoded by the coding sequence GTGATCCGCGTCGCCATCGCCGACGACCAGCAGCTCATCCGCGGCGGTTTCCGCAGTCTGCTCGCATCCGAACCCGACCTCGACGTGGTGGGCGAAGCCGGATCGGGCACCGAGGCCGTGCAGCTCGTGCGGGCGCAGCACCCCGATGTGATCCTGATGGACATCCGGATGCCCGACGGCGACGGCCTCTGGGCCACCGAGCAGATCACCGCCGACCCCGAACTCGCCTCCACACACATCGTGGTGGTCACCACCTTCGAGCTCGACGAGTACGTGGGCCGCGCCATCCGCGCCGGAGCGAGCGGCTTTCTGGTGAAAGACACCGAACCCGTCGAGCTGATCCGTGCCGTGCGAGTCGTCGCCGCGGGCGACGCCCTGCTCAGCCCCGGTGTGACGCGACGCCTGCTCGAACGCATCTCGCACGACCTCAGCGAGCAACCGGATGCCTCGCGCCTCGACGCCCTCACGGCCCGCGAACGCGAGGTGCTCGCCCTGGTCGGCACCGGACTCACGAACGACGAGATCGGCGCCCGTCTCTTCCTCAGCCCACTCACCGCGAAGACCCACGTCTCCCGCATCATGTCGAAACTCGCGGCCCGTGACCGGGTGCAGCTCGTCGTGATCGCCTACGAGACCGGGCTCGTGGCTCCCGGGCGCGCCTAG
- a CDS encoding acyl-CoA dehydrogenase family protein, translating into MSIDENDFQQLKSEIDAWVRGPGEVWAERIEAEGDVPRALYEELRDKGWLSLAAPVELGGRGIPFPRYLELLEIVSRSHASIRMLVHVNNGTWRAMEPFANTEQRELVKKAVTGEVLVAFTLTEATAGTGADLRSTVRREGDTYYLNGEKHLITFGVKCDYWLLFARLEGTTGRDGTVALLVPNTGLPGAEVIDDSHTMGVRGTDHAILEFTETPVPVSARLGEEGQGLEVALGGFLLPSRVSVAMSAVGLAERAQELAIEYALRRETFGRKLAERPVIQNYIAENYADIAAARALVFEAARAYENGAADAGALSSASKIVAVDMLARVTDKALQIHGGQGYWARNPIERVYRDARAQRFEEGTNEIQKAVVARAVLAEYAATAAAAASAAPTSPAPTAAAPTPTATPKAEARA; encoded by the coding sequence GTGAGCATCGACGAGAACGACTTCCAGCAGCTGAAGAGCGAGATCGACGCCTGGGTGCGCGGGCCGGGTGAGGTGTGGGCCGAACGCATCGAGGCCGAGGGCGACGTTCCGCGCGCCCTCTACGAGGAGCTGCGCGACAAGGGCTGGCTCAGCCTCGCCGCCCCCGTGGAACTCGGTGGCCGCGGCATCCCGTTCCCCCGCTATCTCGAACTGCTCGAGATCGTGTCGCGTTCGCACGCGTCGATCCGGATGCTCGTGCACGTCAACAACGGAACCTGGCGTGCCATGGAGCCGTTCGCGAACACCGAGCAGCGCGAGCTCGTGAAGAAGGCCGTCACCGGTGAGGTGCTCGTGGCGTTCACCCTCACCGAGGCCACCGCCGGAACCGGCGCCGACCTGCGGTCGACGGTGCGCCGCGAGGGTGACACCTACTACCTCAACGGCGAGAAGCACCTCATCACCTTCGGCGTGAAGTGCGACTACTGGCTGCTCTTCGCACGACTCGAGGGCACGACCGGCCGAGACGGCACCGTCGCCCTGCTCGTGCCGAACACCGGCCTGCCGGGCGCGGAGGTCATCGACGATTCGCACACCATGGGTGTGCGCGGCACCGACCACGCCATCCTCGAGTTCACCGAGACCCCGGTTCCGGTCAGCGCCCGTCTCGGCGAAGAGGGCCAGGGTCTCGAGGTCGCACTGGGCGGATTCCTGCTGCCGAGCCGCGTCTCGGTCGCGATGAGCGCCGTCGGCCTGGCCGAGCGCGCTCAGGAACTCGCCATCGAATACGCGCTGCGACGCGAGACCTTCGGCAGAAAACTCGCCGAACGACCCGTCATCCAGAACTACATCGCCGAGAACTACGCCGACATCGCGGCCGCCCGCGCCCTGGTCTTCGAGGCCGCGCGCGCCTACGAGAACGGTGCGGCCGACGCCGGAGCGCTCTCCAGCGCGTCGAAGATCGTGGCCGTCGACATGCTCGCCCGGGTGACCGACAAGGCGCTTCAGATTCACGGCGGACAGGGCTACTGGGCACGCAACCCGATCGAACGCGTGTACCGGGATGCCCGTGCCCAGCGCTTCGAAGAAGGCACGAACGAGATCCAGAAGGCCGTCGTGGCGCGAGCCGTGCTCGCCGAGTACGCGGCGACCGCAGCCGCGGCCGCCTCCGCGGCACCGACCTCACCGGCGCCGACCGCCGCAGCACCGACCCCGACCGCGACCCCGAAAGCCGAGGCCCGAGCATGA
- a CDS encoding type II toxin-antitoxin system PemK/MazF family toxin, translated as MSGRIDDQGGSPGRYGASATTEIDPRSVGRLGVAYNPSTDGDADPGEVVWTWVPYEENDGRGKDRPVLVIATEPGGTVLALQLTSKPHDDPYDVAIGSGAWDSAGRPSWVRLERVFRVHQAGMRREAVALDAARFALVAAALQKRFGWKPAAAPAAPVAAPARAAAAAVPARSGSRSRIVRAFRRLFGARG; from the coding sequence ATGAGCGGCAGAATCGACGACCAGGGCGGGAGCCCGGGGCGGTATGGTGCATCCGCCACCACCGAGATCGACCCGCGGTCGGTGGGCCGGTTAGGAGTGGCGTACAACCCGTCGACCGATGGGGATGCCGACCCGGGCGAGGTCGTGTGGACCTGGGTTCCCTATGAGGAGAACGACGGTCGCGGCAAAGACCGACCGGTTCTCGTCATCGCGACGGAGCCCGGCGGAACGGTGCTCGCCCTGCAGCTCACCTCGAAGCCGCACGACGACCCGTACGACGTGGCCATCGGCAGCGGTGCGTGGGATTCGGCGGGTCGACCGAGCTGGGTGCGCCTCGAGCGCGTCTTCCGTGTGCACCAGGCCGGCATGCGACGCGAGGCGGTCGCCCTCGATGCCGCCCGCTTCGCGCTCGTAGCGGCGGCCCTGCAGAAGCGCTTCGGCTGGAAGCCGGCTGCGGCGCCGGCAGCGCCTGTGGCAGCGCCCGCGCGCGCTGCGGCAGCAGCTGTGCCAGCCCGCTCGGGCTCACGCTCGCGGATCGTTCGAGCCTTCCGTCGCCTCTTCGGCGCGCGCGGTTAG
- a CDS encoding SHOCT domain-containing protein — translation MFTTVALASVAAHAGPFVGGFGWLFFLIPLFWIALFVILFATVGRRWRRNAWAARGWNQPARRAESTLAERFAQGDIDEVEYRARLEVLRANAGYPQA, via the coding sequence GTGTTCACCACCGTCGCGCTCGCATCCGTCGCCGCCCACGCCGGCCCCTTCGTGGGCGGTTTCGGGTGGCTCTTCTTCCTGATCCCGCTGTTCTGGATCGCCCTGTTCGTCATCCTCTTCGCCACCGTCGGCCGCCGCTGGCGCCGCAACGCCTGGGCCGCCCGCGGCTGGAACCAGCCCGCCCGCCGCGCCGAATCGACCCTCGCCGAACGCTTCGCCCAAGGCGACATCGACGAGGTGGAGTATCGGGCGCGGCTGGAGGTGTTGCGGGCGAACGCGGGGTACCCGCAGGCGTAG
- a CDS encoding sensor histidine kinase, translating into MPHPGRSNDDRGDERARENHPLDERRGWTRERWAGADDRRRMHERWAEGGGEWPRFRFSGWARLWVPVILSFIVQVPAAVFTWRFRQAPQFADDDPVRFAARIGLALLGPVALIAARRFPGPVVAVVSAAAGAYALLVAGEFAPPYIALAFAIVSAVVRGARLWAWWSLGVAWVLTVTIGILIGADWQPAAVIAVSLGLVLLLAIGERIRSRRARIDELRKRAAERRLTEVQAERVRIARELHDVLAHSLSQINVQAGVGLHLIDTQPELAARALADIKEASKSALDEVRSVLGVLREGQDAPGAVGDESAPLVPEPDLSRIDGLVASVVSQGLAVTLENGIPLGADAAPRTSPPPKAVQLALYRIVQESLTNVVRHANATSAAVVLAETPDAWTVSVVDDGTRHPARDASRGAIAGHPRDQAGTLDGPRPGRGLLGMTERAELLGGHLAAGPRPGGGFAVEAAIPRRATPADRSAPPSTSTLTPPPAAPPTPAPSPPRPTAPTEESP; encoded by the coding sequence ATGCCGCACCCGGGCCGCTCCAACGACGACCGCGGAGACGAGCGCGCCCGCGAGAACCACCCCCTCGACGAGCGACGCGGATGGACCCGCGAACGGTGGGCCGGCGCCGACGACAGGCGGAGGATGCACGAACGGTGGGCCGAGGGCGGCGGCGAATGGCCGCGGTTCCGTTTCTCGGGGTGGGCGCGGCTCTGGGTGCCGGTCATCCTCTCGTTCATCGTGCAGGTGCCCGCCGCCGTGTTCACCTGGCGGTTCCGGCAGGCGCCCCAATTCGCCGACGATGACCCGGTGCGTTTCGCCGCTCGGATCGGGCTCGCCCTGCTCGGCCCCGTCGCCCTGATCGCCGCGCGCCGCTTTCCGGGCCCCGTCGTGGCCGTGGTGTCCGCGGCCGCCGGCGCCTACGCGCTGCTCGTCGCGGGCGAGTTCGCGCCGCCGTACATCGCCCTCGCCTTCGCGATCGTGAGTGCCGTCGTGCGCGGTGCACGGCTCTGGGCCTGGTGGTCGCTCGGCGTGGCGTGGGTGCTTACCGTGACCATCGGCATCCTGATCGGCGCTGACTGGCAACCGGCCGCCGTGATCGCGGTGAGCCTCGGCCTCGTGCTGCTGCTGGCCATCGGGGAGCGCATCCGCAGCCGCCGCGCCCGCATCGACGAGCTGCGCAAGCGCGCCGCCGAGCGCCGGCTCACCGAGGTGCAGGCCGAGCGGGTGCGCATCGCCCGTGAGCTGCACGACGTGCTCGCCCATTCGCTCAGCCAGATCAACGTGCAGGCCGGCGTGGGGCTGCACCTCATCGATACGCAGCCCGAACTGGCGGCGAGAGCCTTGGCCGACATCAAGGAGGCGAGCAAGAGCGCGCTCGACGAGGTGCGCTCGGTTCTCGGTGTGCTGCGAGAGGGTCAGGATGCGCCGGGTGCGGTGGGCGACGAGAGCGCACCCCTCGTTCCCGAACCCGACCTCTCGCGCATCGACGGCCTCGTCGCATCCGTCGTGTCGCAAGGGCTCGCGGTCACGCTCGAGAACGGCATCCCGCTCGGCGCTGACGCGGCGCCCCGCACGAGCCCGCCTCCCAAGGCGGTCCAGCTGGCCCTCTACCGCATCGTGCAGGAATCGCTGACGAACGTCGTCCGGCACGCGAACGCCACCTCCGCCGCGGTGGTACTGGCCGAGACCCCGGATGCCTGGACGGTGTCGGTGGTCGACGACGGAACCCGCCACCCCGCCCGCGACGCCTCCCGGGGGGCGATCGCGGGGCACCCCCGCGATCAGGCCGGCACCCTCGACGGGCCCCGCCCCGGTCGTGGCCTGCTCGGCATGACCGAGCGCGCCGAACTCCTCGGCGGCCACCTCGCCGCCGGCCCACGGCCGGGCGGGGGGTTCGCCGTCGAGGCAGCCATCCCCCGCCGAGCCACGCCCGCCGATCGCTCGGCGCCGCCCTCGACCTCCACCCTCACTCCGCCTCCGGCCGCGCCGCCGACCCCAGCCCCATCGCCGCCGCGGCCCACCGCCCCCACCGAGGAGTCCCCGTGA
- a CDS encoding oxidoreductase — MHGDDATPALERTFSPWRLGALELPHRVITGSMHTGLETLDDGGAALSAYYAERIQGGAALIITGGLAVNAEGCGADDFSVLGDPASDARFAAAATAVHEAGGFIAAQLFHAGRYALLDGVTDAEGRPVHPVAPSPLAWRSAGAQVPVELDEAGIRRTIDDFRIAAERAVELGFDAVEIMASEGYLINQFCSPVTNRRDDEWGGDARRRRRFAVEVLRAVRQGVGIDVPVIVRMSGADLVPDSTTQDETDALARDLVRAGADALNVGIGWHESKVPTVQAAVPHGVWLRYAEAVARAIALPGDPTSPSAVPVIASNRLTDLRDAEDILARGTITAVALARPFLADAAIVDRSRNGHFDAVNSCIGCNQACLDRSFVKQPVSCLVNPRAGTETRYPLTLSAAPAHYAVVGGGPAGLIAATDLASRGNRVTLYEADAHLGGQFTLAARIPTKEDYALTVAHYAARLSSLGARVELSHPVTVEELAAGGYAGVVVATGVRPRAVEIEGSTLPHVLSYERAILDGVPPGRVAIIGGGGIGIDTAKFLVLSHDPAVRARAFEEQFQLASPSTFLESDALPQRTRVRERPGAAPFAPRPGNSVTVLRRTGKFGAGMGITSRWVALGELREAGVQMLSDLDYRRITPSGVEVVFADGTSSLVPADVVIVCAGQVSHDPLSAGLAARGTRHEVVGGALDASRVDAVRATRQGIDAARRLAA, encoded by the coding sequence ATGCACGGCGACGACGCCACCCCCGCCCTCGAGCGCACCTTCTCACCGTGGCGGCTGGGCGCGCTCGAACTGCCGCACCGTGTCATCACGGGCAGCATGCACACCGGTCTCGAAACGCTCGACGACGGAGGGGCGGCGCTGTCGGCCTACTACGCCGAGCGCATCCAGGGCGGCGCGGCGCTCATCATCACGGGCGGGCTCGCAGTGAACGCGGAGGGCTGCGGGGCCGACGACTTCAGCGTGCTCGGTGACCCGGCGAGCGACGCACGCTTCGCGGCGGCGGCCACGGCCGTGCACGAGGCCGGCGGGTTCATCGCCGCGCAGCTCTTCCACGCCGGTCGCTACGCGCTGCTCGACGGGGTGACGGATGCCGAGGGCCGCCCCGTGCATCCGGTCGCCCCCTCTCCGCTCGCCTGGCGCAGTGCGGGGGCTCAGGTGCCCGTGGAACTCGACGAGGCGGGCATCCGTCGCACCATCGACGACTTCCGGATCGCAGCCGAACGGGCCGTGGAACTGGGGTTCGACGCGGTGGAGATCATGGCGTCGGAGGGCTACCTGATCAACCAGTTCTGCTCGCCCGTGACCAACCGGCGCGACGACGAGTGGGGCGGCGACGCCCGGCGACGGCGCCGTTTCGCGGTGGAGGTGCTGCGCGCGGTGCGGCAGGGCGTGGGCATCGACGTGCCTGTGATCGTGCGGATGTCGGGGGCCGACCTGGTGCCGGATTCGACCACGCAAGACGAGACGGATGCCCTCGCCCGCGACCTCGTGCGAGCCGGGGCGGATGCGCTGAACGTGGGCATCGGCTGGCACGAGTCGAAGGTTCCGACGGTGCAGGCCGCGGTGCCGCACGGTGTGTGGCTGCGTTATGCCGAGGCCGTGGCGCGGGCGATCGCGTTGCCCGGCGATCCGACCTCGCCGTCGGCGGTGCCCGTCATCGCGAGCAACCGGCTGACCGACCTGCGCGACGCTGAAGACATCCTGGCCCGCGGCACCATCACCGCGGTCGCCCTCGCACGCCCCTTCCTCGCCGACGCCGCGATCGTCGACCGCTCGCGCAATGGCCACTTCGACGCGGTGAACTCCTGCATCGGCTGCAACCAGGCGTGCCTCGACCGCTCCTTCGTGAAGCAGCCGGTGTCGTGTCTGGTGAACCCGCGGGCGGGAACCGAGACGCGCTATCCGCTCACGCTGAGCGCCGCCCCCGCCCACTACGCGGTGGTGGGCGGCGGGCCGGCCGGGCTCATCGCGGCCACTGATCTCGCCTCCCGCGGCAATCGGGTCACCCTCTACGAAGCGGATGCGCACCTCGGCGGGCAGTTCACGCTCGCCGCACGCATCCCCACGAAAGAGGACTACGCGTTGACCGTCGCGCACTACGCCGCCCGGCTCTCCTCGCTCGGCGCACGGGTCGAGCTGTCGCATCCGGTCACCGTCGAGGAGCTCGCGGCGGGCGGATACGCGGGAGTCGTGGTGGCGACCGGTGTGCGGCCGCGCGCGGTCGAGATCGAAGGGTCCACGCTGCCGCATGTGCTCTCCTACGAGCGCGCGATTCTCGACGGGGTGCCGCCGGGTCGCGTCGCCATCATCGGCGGGGGCGGCATCGGCATCGACACGGCGAAGTTCTTGGTGCTCTCACACGACCCCGCCGTTCGGGCACGAGCGTTCGAAGAGCAGTTCCAGCTCGCGTCGCCGAGCACCTTCCTCGAATCGGATGCGCTCCCCCAGCGCACGCGGGTGCGCGAGCGCCCCGGGGCGGCGCCGTTCGCCCCGCGGCCGGGGAACTCGGTGACGGTGCTGCGACGCACGGGCAAGTTCGGCGCCGGGATGGGCATCACCTCCCGCTGGGTGGCCCTCGGCGAGCTGCGGGAGGCGGGCGTGCAGATGCTGTCGGATCTCGACTACCGGCGCATCACGCCATCCGGTGTCGAGGTGGTCTTCGCCGACGGCACGTCGTCGCTCGTGCCGGCCGACGTGGTGATCGTGTGCGCCGGTCAGGTCTCGCACGACCCGCTGAGCGCCGGCCTCGCCGCCCGCGGCACCCGCCACGAGGTGGTCGGGGGCGCCCTCGACGCCTCCCGCGTCGACGCCGTGCGGGCCACCCGTCAGGGCATCGATGCGGCCCGCCGCCTCGCGGCGTGA
- a CDS encoding cyanamide hydratase, with product MHLDELPLPDSAAATSAVEVAREYQSEALVNHCVRSYLWGAAQGRLTGLEFDDELLFVSAMLHDLALVPEFDNYTLPFENASGHVAWVFGAGAGWSKERRTRASEVIVRHMWDEVDPAVDPEGHLLCIGTGLDISGRHVELWPETLRTEVLERYPRLTLRDEFLRCFVDQADRKPVSSAADAIASGVAGRIDTNPLG from the coding sequence ATGCACCTTGACGAACTTCCGCTGCCGGACAGCGCCGCCGCGACCAGTGCCGTCGAAGTGGCACGGGAGTATCAGAGCGAGGCGCTCGTCAACCACTGCGTGCGGTCGTACCTGTGGGGAGCGGCTCAAGGGCGACTCACGGGGCTCGAGTTCGACGACGAGCTGCTGTTCGTGTCGGCGATGCTGCACGACCTGGCACTGGTGCCGGAGTTCGACAACTACACACTGCCGTTCGAAAACGCGAGCGGGCACGTCGCGTGGGTGTTCGGCGCGGGAGCCGGTTGGTCGAAGGAGCGCCGCACACGCGCATCCGAAGTCATCGTGCGGCACATGTGGGACGAAGTCGACCCCGCCGTCGACCCCGAAGGCCACCTGCTCTGCATCGGCACCGGCCTCGACATCTCCGGCCGGCACGTCGAACTCTGGCCCGAGACACTTCGCACCGAGGTGCTCGAACGCTACCCACGGCTCACCCTGCGCGACGAGTTCCTGCGCTGCTTCGTCGACCAGGCCGACCGCAAGCCGGTGAGCTCGGCGGCGGATGCGATCGCGTCGGGGGTTGCGGGGCGTATAGATACCAACCCGTTGGGCTAG
- a CDS encoding SDR family oxidoreductase, whose translation MSDTQNTENPRVVVITGASRGIGRLLAQKLGAQGAAVVVNYKVNADLAEESLADVVAAGGSGFTVQADIEIPDDIDRLFDEVRQRYGRLDAFVANAAASAFKPVSQLKVHHLDRSYAMNTRSFVLGAIRAAELMDDGGRILAITSYGSLRAFPTYAALGAAKAANEAYVKFMATEYGPRRITVNAVNGGLIDTDSLDYFYNRVPGMAPMQSVLEKIPLGRPGTADDMADAADFLLSAKAGYITGQVLQVDGGLTIVSPPFWADTTGDLREAVLGEGASGAAVAPAVYSGE comes from the coding sequence ATGAGCGACACCCAGAACACCGAGAACCCCCGCGTCGTGGTCATCACCGGAGCCTCCCGCGGCATCGGCCGTCTGCTCGCCCAGAAGCTCGGCGCGCAAGGCGCCGCGGTCGTCGTGAACTACAAGGTGAACGCCGACCTCGCCGAGGAATCACTCGCCGACGTGGTGGCGGCCGGCGGATCGGGCTTCACCGTGCAGGCCGACATCGAGATCCCCGACGACATCGACCGGCTGTTCGACGAGGTGCGGCAGCGCTACGGGCGCCTCGACGCGTTCGTGGCCAACGCCGCGGCGAGCGCGTTCAAGCCCGTCTCGCAGCTGAAGGTGCACCACCTCGACCGCAGCTACGCGATGAACACCCGTTCCTTCGTACTCGGCGCCATCCGTGCCGCCGAGCTCATGGACGACGGTGGCCGCATCCTCGCCATCACGAGCTACGGCTCGCTGCGGGCGTTCCCCACCTATGCGGCACTCGGCGCGGCCAAGGCGGCGAACGAGGCCTACGTGAAGTTCATGGCCACCGAGTACGGTCCGCGCCGAATCACGGTCAACGCCGTCAACGGCGGACTCATCGACACCGATTCGCTCGACTACTTCTACAACAGGGTGCCCGGGATGGCGCCGATGCAGTCGGTGCTCGAGAAGATCCCGCTCGGCCGCCCCGGCACGGCCGACGACATGGCGGATGCCGCCGACTTCCTGCTCTCGGCGAAGGCCGGGTACATCACCGGGCAGGTGCTGCAGGTCGACGGCGGTCTCACCATCGTGTCGCCGCCGTTCTGGGCCGACACCACGGGCGACCTGCGTGAGGCCGTGCTCGGCGAAGGCGCCTCGGGCGCCGCGGTCGCACCGGCGGTGTATTCGGGGGAATAG
- a CDS encoding AMP-binding protein translates to MSGRETIPSGSEQDGAPGVTAAIDALAREQPDAPAVIEVGDRARTLTWAELKADADRVSAVLLNLGVEPGESVAFQLPNWAECVTVTLGALQIGAVVAPIMPVFGEREVAMVLARAKARVLVLPRSFRKRRHADELAGVVRSAAASGRTLLLEHVLVIGDTDPTGAARAGTTPTFADSSQSGAKEGDSAHFGTSEPMLEAWEWHDFDAALAAARVDAGAITARRPSETDVAQLLFTSGTTGEPKGVQHAHRSLQLATAMEVAHLGLTPDDRVYIPSPLAHQTGFLYGLLLSWQLGVASVVQPIWDPTVALRQAFGAARARFVQAATPFLMDLVEAVESGESAPESLRIFVATGAAVPRELAERATRVLDTAVCGAFGTTETCLGTLSAPNDPPGSAWGTDGRPLEGIRIRIVDDEGVELPAGREGNYELLSPTLFLGYLDRPDLTAEVFTPDGWYKTGDLGIVDTDGFLHVTGRVKDVINRGGEKIPVVEIENLLFTHPQVKDVAIVAMPDPRLGERACAYVVPADGQEPLGFSEMQEFLAAARVSKYYWPERLEAIAALPRNPVGKIQKNLLRERVAALLADENADTVENDALESTEA, encoded by the coding sequence GTGAGCGGCAGAGAGACGATACCTTCCGGCTCCGAGCAGGATGGGGCGCCCGGCGTCACCGCGGCGATCGACGCGCTCGCCCGCGAGCAACCGGATGCTCCGGCCGTGATCGAAGTCGGGGATCGTGCGCGCACCCTGACCTGGGCAGAGCTCAAGGCCGACGCCGACCGGGTGTCGGCGGTGCTGCTCAACCTCGGGGTCGAGCCCGGCGAATCCGTCGCCTTCCAGCTGCCCAACTGGGCGGAATGCGTCACAGTGACCCTCGGCGCGCTGCAGATCGGCGCCGTGGTCGCCCCGATCATGCCCGTGTTCGGCGAGCGCGAGGTGGCGATGGTGCTTGCACGGGCGAAGGCGCGCGTTCTCGTGCTGCCGCGCTCGTTCCGCAAGCGCCGTCATGCCGACGAGCTGGCCGGCGTCGTTCGTTCGGCCGCTGCGAGCGGACGCACCCTGCTCCTCGAACACGTGCTCGTGATCGGCGACACCGACCCCACGGGCGCCGCCCGAGCAGGCACCACTCCCACGTTCGCCGACTCGTCCCAAAGTGGGGCAAAAGAGGGTGACTCTGCCCACTTCGGGACGAGTGAGCCGATGCTCGAGGCGTGGGAATGGCACGACTTCGACGCCGCCCTCGCTGCAGCGCGCGTCGACGCGGGCGCGATCACGGCGCGGCGGCCCAGCGAGACGGATGTCGCGCAGCTGCTGTTCACCTCGGGCACGACGGGCGAACCCAAAGGCGTGCAGCATGCGCACCGTTCGCTCCAACTCGCCACGGCCATGGAGGTCGCCCACCTCGGGCTCACCCCCGACGACCGCGTCTACATCCCCTCCCCGCTGGCCCACCAGACCGGTTTTCTCTACGGCCTGCTGCTCAGCTGGCAGCTGGGCGTCGCATCCGTCGTGCAGCCGATCTGGGATCCGACGGTCGCGCTCCGGCAGGCCTTCGGCGCCGCCCGCGCACGTTTCGTGCAGGCGGCCACACCGTTCCTGATGGATCTCGTGGAGGCGGTGGAGAGCGGCGAATCTGCGCCTGAGAGCCTCCGCATCTTCGTGGCCACGGGCGCCGCCGTGCCCCGAGAACTCGCCGAGCGTGCCACCCGCGTGCTCGACACGGCGGTCTGCGGCGCCTTCGGCACCACCGAGACCTGCCTCGGCACGCTGTCGGCGCCGAACGATCCGCCTGGCTCCGCCTGGGGCACCGACGGTCGGCCGCTCGAGGGCATCCGCATCCGAATCGTCGACGACGAGGGTGTCGAATTGCCGGCCGGTCGAGAGGGCAACTACGAGCTGCTCTCCCCCACCCTGTTCCTCGGCTACCTCGATCGCCCCGACCTCACCGCGGAGGTCTTCACGCCCGACGGCTGGTACAAGACGGGCGATCTCGGCATCGTCGACACCGACGGATTCCTGCACGTCACCGGACGCGTCAAGGACGTGATCAACCGCGGTGGCGAGAAGATTCCGGTCGTGGAGATCGAGAACCTGCTGTTCACGCATCCGCAGGTCAAGGATGTCGCGATCGTGGCCATGCCCGACCCCCGTCTCGGCGAGCGCGCCTGCGCCTACGTGGTGCCCGCCGATGGCCAGGAGCCGCTCGGGTTCAGCGAGATGCAGGAGTTCCTGGCCGCCGCACGGGTATCGAAGTACTACTGGCCGGAGCGGCTCGAAGCCATCGCGGCCCTGCCGCGGAACCCGGTCGGAAAGATCCAGAAGAACCTCCTGCGGGAGCGCGTCGCCGCGCTCCTCGCAGATGAGAACGCAGACACCGTGGAGAACGACGCATTGGAGAGCACAGAAGCGTGA
- a CDS encoding FMN-dependent NADH-azoreductase has product MANLLHLDSSADLENSRSRAIGHSFSEAWLAAAPGNTVTHRDLHRDPLPHLADAALHWPPRLRPAGSMPPADAEALQSSLIAELLAADALLVGAPLYNYSMPSSLKAWIDNIHVPAVTAPFDVDTQPLAGRPAIIVTSRGASYDPGSPTDGWDHEVPALRLILGTALGMEVTVIATNLTLAETVPALADQIDRSRRELVEAHEAAAALAHTLGAPATAPAP; this is encoded by the coding sequence ATGGCGAATCTGCTGCATCTGGACTCCTCCGCCGACCTCGAGAACTCCCGGTCACGGGCGATCGGGCACTCCTTCAGCGAGGCGTGGCTGGCCGCTGCGCCGGGCAACACGGTCACGCATCGTGACCTCCACCGCGACCCCTTGCCGCACCTCGCCGACGCGGCGCTGCACTGGCCGCCCCGACTGCGCCCCGCCGGCTCCATGCCGCCCGCCGATGCGGAAGCTCTGCAGAGTTCGCTGATCGCCGAGCTGCTCGCCGCCGATGCCCTCCTGGTAGGAGCACCGCTCTACAACTACTCCATGCCGTCGAGCTTGAAGGCCTGGATCGACAACATCCACGTGCCGGCCGTGACAGCGCCGTTCGACGTCGACACCCAGCCCCTCGCCGGGCGGCCGGCCATCATCGTCACCAGTCGCGGCGCATCCTACGACCCCGGTTCGCCGACCGACGGCTGGGATCACGAGGTGCCGGCGCTGCGACTCATCCTCGGCACGGCGCTCGGTATGGAGGTGACGGTCATCGCCACGAACCTCACCCTCGCCGAGACGGTGCCCGCCCTGGCCGACCAGATCGATCGCAGCCGCCGCGAACTCGTCGAGGCCCACGAGGCGGCCGCGGCCCTCGCCCACACGCTCGGCGCCCCCGCCACCGCCCCCGCTCCCTGA